In Nostoc edaphicum CCNP1411, the sequence AGGCGGCACCGCTCGTACCAAAATTGCGATCGCCGCCGCCAAATTATTGGCAAGTCAAGGCAAGCGCGTACTCCTAGCAGGACAAGCAGAACCAACATTATCAATCCTTTTGGGTACTCCCATTGCTGCCGATCCTCAAGAGATCGCTCCCAAGTTACAGGCGGTACAGTTTCAAGCATCTGTACTGCTTGAGCGTAACTGGGATGAAGTGAAAAAACTGGAGGCACAATATCTCCGCACGCCCATCTTCAAAGAGGTTTTTGGTCAAGAACTGGTAGTATTACCAGGGATGGACAATGCTCTAGCCCTGAATGCTATCCGCGAATATGATGCCAGTGGCAAATATGATGCGATCGTCTACGATGGCACGGGTGACTCTTTAACGTTGCGAATGTTGGGCTTGCCAGAATCTCTCAGTTGGTATGTCCGGCGATTTCGGCAATTGTTTGTCAACTCCGATTTGGGGAAGACGATTACTGAATCACCCTTGATTCAACCGCTGATTAGCAGTTTTTTCAATATCAACTGGACAGCAGATAACTTTGCAGGGCCCACTAACCAAGTCAATAATTTCTTAGAAAAGGGGAGAGCCGCTCTTGCCGATCCTAAGCGTCTCGCTGCTTTCTTAGTGACTACAGGAGATCCCCTTGAGGTAGCAAATGCTCGTTATTTGTGGGGTAGCGCTCAACAAATCGGTTTAACTGTCGGTGGTGTTCTGCTTGTGTCTACTGAAACGAATGTCAACCTGTCAGAGGAATTTATACCTCTACCTGTGAGCGTCGTTCCCGACTCGCCAACAGGTGACTGGCAACCATTGATAGACGCCCTACCCAACTTTGAAGCACAAGCGCTACAGGCTCCTAAACCAATTGAAA encodes:
- a CDS encoding ArsA family ATPase, whose translation is MALILTFLGKGGTARTKIAIAAAKLLASQGKRVLLAGQAEPTLSILLGTPIAADPQEIAPKLQAVQFQASVLLERNWDEVKKLEAQYLRTPIFKEVFGQELVVLPGMDNALALNAIREYDASGKYDAIVYDGTGDSLTLRMLGLPESLSWYVRRFRQLFVNSDLGKTITESPLIQPLISSFFNINWTADNFAGPTNQVNNFLEKGRAALADPKRLAAFLVTTGDPLEVANARYLWGSAQQIGLTVGGVLLVSTETNVNLSEEFIPLPVSVVPDSPTGDWQPLIDALPNFEAQALQAPKPIEIDIHNRQVRLFLPGFDKKQVKLTQYGPEVTVEAGDQRRNIPLPPALSGRPVAGAKFQNNYLIISF